The window CTTCCACCTGCACTTTCACTTGAGCCTTATTAAAGGCAATTGGAGGCAAGTTAGTTCTAACCGCGGTCAATCCGTTATCATCAATGAATGTTTCTGCTGCGGTTTGAGAAATGCGTTGAAATCCTGATGCGCCCAAATCTTTAGAGCTTTCAAAATAATCTTTATGATTCGGACTCTCTTTCAAATCGCCTTGAAGAATAGGTTGAGCGCCTCCATCCACCTCAACCAAAGGAAATGGCTGAATGGTCCACGTCACTTTTTTCCCTGCCAAACTTTTATCAAACTGCATTTGCATTTCGCGATGCGCGACTCGATCATGTGCAGGATTCTCTTCCGTCATTAAATTATTAAAAGGAGGTTGTTGAGGCTGGGTAGAAACCAATTTCCCATTTTCATCTGGAACTGCGGGTGAGACTTGATACAGCTTGGCCGTAGGAATACAAACTACTGCTGACTCTATTTTTTGTTCACCATTTTTATTTTCGACTATAATGGTTTCCCCCAACGCTACTTCATGTTTTAAAACGGGATTAAAGATTTCAAAAAAATCAGGTGAATCAAAAATGCCTTTTTCCTTTGGATTAATCAAAAGTTGAGGTTTTGAAACAAATCTTCCTGGACTCGTTTCATAAAGAATAATCCCTTCTAAAGCTCGATCTTTTCCATCAGGACTCACAGCAAAAAGCGTTAGCGGCACTGATTTTTTACCTGCTTGCGATGCATCATCGAGTTGAATATAAAATTCTTCCTGTAATTTTTTAATGTCTTGAAGATCGGAGTTCTCTAAACTTTCTCTTCTTAACGTGGTAACGGGTCGTTTATTTTCATCCAGAAAAGTTATGCGAGGCTTTGTTTTATTTTTAGTGCTGGCCACCATTTCATCGACAACGGATTGCGCACGAACGGGTTCACCTTGATCCAATACCATCTCCTTTAAACGATCAGCATCTTTCCCGTCAGTTGCATTTCCCATAATTTTTCCCTTTTAAAATAAAATTTATAATGAATGACCTATTTAATGATGGCGATCCCTTTTAACTCCTGTCAAGCTTATGCCCTGTGGCTATCCAA of the Verrucomicrobiia bacterium genome contains:
- a CDS encoding N-acetylmuramoyl-L-alanine amidase, with translation MGNATDGKDADRLKEMVLDQGEPVRAQSVVDEMVASTKNKTKPRITFLDENKRPVTTLRRESLENSDLQDIKKLQEEFYIQLDDASQAGKKSVPLTLFAVSPDGKDRALEGIILYETSPGRFVSKPQLLINPKEKGIFDSPDFFEIFNPVLKHEVALGETIIVENKNGEQKIESAVVCIPTAKLYQVSPAVPDENGKLVSTQPQQPPFNNLMTEENPAHDRVAHREMQMQFDKSLAGKKVTWTIQPFPLVEVDGGAQPILQGDLKESPNHKDYFESSKDLGASGFQRISQTAAETFIDDNGLTAVRTNLPPIAFNKAQVKVQVEGIPVPQEAANFIVPAVVVIDPGHGGVDNIKVGGSDGNHAVSPSGVKEKEMTLDISRMLRDRLKVMGQEQNLPIRVYLTRDSDVNLSLRARANVARDMGADNMLTIHFNGYPEKPGEKEARGTETYIRGSNNVNTKEDREFAQRVQNAAYGAIKSHDKNAVDRGIKTANFGTISDPYLGNTQDYHPTRSAYMEMEFIDVKEVDELLNTGKDHQEVRKDIVNRMAGAIFEDLKQPRQSPQQNAQKKTSRVTRKP